GCGTACAGATCCAGCAGCCGGGCCCTGGACGCCTGGAGACGGTGGGCCAGGACGGAGCCCACCCATCCGCTCACCGCGTGACCGAACCACGGGTCCGCCTCGCACAGCCGCCGCGCCTCGGCCGCGTCGAACTCCAGCGCCCGTACCGGAGTCATTGCCTCTGCCCCTGTCCGGCAGGGGGACGGCGGGAACATCCAGGACCAGCCCACCAGTTCCCCGTGGGCGAGGGACTCGATCACCCGCGGGCGGCGCCCGGGTATCCGGATGTCGAGGGTCACCAGACCGGTTCTGATGATCCAGAACGCCGCCGGGATCTCCCCCTCCTCGAAGAGCCTGGCCCCCTGCTCGAAGGAGACCTCCCGCGCGCTGTGCAGCAGCCGCCCCCGGTGCTCCGCCGACAGAGCGTTCAGCGTCCTCATACCGCTCACCGTCCCCTGGTCAGGTCGTGTGTCAGGCCGTGTGCAAGAGGATCGGCGCTTCCGCGGTCCCTTCCCCAGGGGCCGGGCGGGGGCGTACCGCGCGCCGAACGGCCCTGCCGGAGTGCCGTGTTCCGGGAAGCGGTACGGTGAACCGGGTCCTGGACAGGGGCGGGTCGGGCGGAAGGGCACGGAGGGCTCATGGGTGGGGACGGGGACGGCAGCGGCGCGCAGACCCCGGGCGCGGGTCGCGCTCCGCGGTTGCGGCTCGACGAGCTGATCGACGAACTCCAGTCCCGCATCGACGAGGTGCGCGGCAGCCGGGACCGGCTCAACGGGCTGCTGGAGGCGGTGCTCTCGATCGGCCGGGAACTCGATCTCCCGCAGGTGCTGCGCGGCATCGTGGAGGCCGCCGTCGCCCTCGTCGACGCCGAGTACGGCGCGCTCGGCGTCATCGGCGACGAGCAGCGGCTCGCCCAGTTCCTGCCGGTGGGGATCGACGACGCCACCCGGCGGCGGATCGGCGACCCCCCCTCGGGCCACGGGCTGCTCGGCGAGTTGATCCGCCACCCCCAGGCGCTGCGGCTCCCCGACCTCTCCCGCCACCCCTCCTCGTCCGGCTTCCCCGCGCACCACCCGCCGATGCACTCCTTCCTCGGGGTGCCGGTCCGGGTGCGCGACGAGGTCTTCGGCAATCTGTATCTGACCGAGAAGCGCGGCGGGGGCGAGTTCGACGCCGAGGACGAGGCCGTCCTCGCGACTCTCGCGGTGGCCGCCGGGATCGCCATCGAGAACGCCAGGCTCTTTGAGACCGTACGGCTGCGGGAGCGCTGGCTCACCGCGAGCGCGGACTTCACCAGCGCGCTGCTCGCGGGTGCCTCGGAGATCCAGATCCTGGAGATGATGACCGACCGGGCCCGCCGGATCACCTCCAGCGAACGGGGCGTGGTCCATCGGGTGGAACGGGACGGCTCCCTCCGGGAAGCCCTGGCACTCGGCGACAGCGACAGCGACAGTCACGGTGACGGGGCCGGGCCCGGCGGCGAGGCCCAGGCCGCGACCCGGTCCGGGTCCGGGTCCGGCGGCACGGGAGCCGACAACGGCTCCCGCCCGGCGCGGCCCGGGGGCGCGAGCCTCGCCGCGGCGGCCCTGGAACGGGGCGCTCCGGTCACCGTGACGGATCTGGCCGCCGACGGACGGCCCGGTGACGAGGCGGGCTTCGGCCCCGCCGTCGCGGTCCCCGTGGGCCAGAAGGGGAAGGTGCGGGGGGTGCTGGTGCTCGCGCGCCGGGCGGGCCGACCCCCCTTCACGGACGCCGAGACCGCCCCGCTCCCCGGCTTCACCGGCCAGGCGGCCCTCGCCCTGGAACTGGAGGACCGCCGCAGGGACGCCGAGCAGATGGCGCTGCTGGCCGACCGCGACCGGATCGCCCGCGATCTGCACGACCTCGCCATCCAACGGCTGTTCGCCACCGGGATGACACTCCAGAGCACCCGCCGCTTCGTGGACCACCCGGAGGCGACCGAGCGCCTGGTGCGCGCGATCGACGACCTCGACGACACCATCAAGATCATCCGTTCCACCATCTTCGGGCTGCGGGAACGGGAGACCCCGAAGGCGGCCCCAGGACTGCGGATACGCGCCGTGCGCGCGCTGGAGGACGCCGCCCGCGCGCTCGGCTTCGCGCCCGGACTGCGGATGGAGGGGCTGATCGACACCGATGTCCCGGGCACCGCGGCCGACGAGGTGATCGCCGTCCTCGGCGAGGCGCTGACCA
The nucleotide sequence above comes from Streptomyces clavuligerus. Encoded proteins:
- a CDS encoding sensor histidine kinase, producing MGGDGDGSGAQTPGAGRAPRLRLDELIDELQSRIDEVRGSRDRLNGLLEAVLSIGRELDLPQVLRGIVEAAVALVDAEYGALGVIGDEQRLAQFLPVGIDDATRRRIGDPPSGHGLLGELIRHPQALRLPDLSRHPSSSGFPAHHPPMHSFLGVPVRVRDEVFGNLYLTEKRGGGEFDAEDEAVLATLAVAAGIAIENARLFETVRLRERWLTASADFTSALLAGASEIQILEMMTDRARRITSSERGVVHRVERDGSLREALALGDSDSDSHGDGAGPGGEAQAATRSGSGSGGTGADNGSRPARPGGASLAAAALERGAPVTVTDLAADGRPGDEAGFGPAVAVPVGQKGKVRGVLVLARRAGRPPFTDAETAPLPGFTGQAALALELEDRRRDAEQMALLADRDRIARDLHDLAIQRLFATGMTLQSTRRFVDHPEATERLVRAIDDLDDTIKIIRSTIFGLRERETPKAAPGLRIRAVRALEDAARALGFAPGLRMEGLIDTDVPGTAADEVIAVLGEALTNVARHARASRAEAALLVRPGTLTVEVTDDGVGMDGAPGGRRSGLRNLAERAERLGGTLATGRGPSGGTRLTWQIPLEPAR
- a CDS encoding Crp/Fnr family transcriptional regulator, coding for MRTLNALSAEHRGRLLHSAREVSFEQGARLFEEGEIPAAFWIIRTGLVTLDIRIPGRRPRVIESLAHGELVGWSWMFPPSPCRTGAEAMTPVRALEFDAAEARRLCEADPWFGHAVSGWVGSVLAHRLQASRARLLDLYASPGVTAPR